In Macaca thibetana thibetana isolate TM-01 chromosome 12, ASM2454274v1, whole genome shotgun sequence, the genomic window AGGTGGAGGGCTGGCCCAGAAGTCCTTTAGAAAACCTTACAAAAATACAGATCCCTCACCATGGCCTATCGCCCTGAAGCCGAAATGTAGCTTTTAAATTTCCTGGGAGAAAAAGCCTTGACTAGAAACCTCCCTCCCGTGGGTAAGTCTTACCTGCTAGGTAAGAGGCAGCCCAGCTCCCGCGCCCCCGCCTTCCCCCGGTCTCCCACTCGGGGCTCTGTAGCCGCAGTGCCCCCCCCGTCGCCCCCCACCCTCACTCCTGCGTCTTCTCGAGCTCGCCCCCTCCCGTTTTCCCAGACTCCCCTCGTGCGTTCGGGTAGCCACCCAAACACCCCCGCCCGCGCCCACCGCGGGGATTCCTGCGGGCCGGGGGCGCCCTGGGTGGCGCGCGGTGAGGGAGGCGCTGCGCCTGGGCTGGCGGCCGCGCAGGGGCGCTGTCCTAGCGCTGCGCCGGGGCTCGGCGCGGGCGCCGCTGCAGTACGGCCGGGGGGCGGAGAGGGGCGGGCGCGGGGCGGGCTCGGCCCGGAATGTAGAGACCCGGGCGGGAGCctcccggcggcggcggcggctgcccGGCTGCCGAGCGCGGAGGCTCCGTCACGTGTTTTTCTCCTCGGAGTGAGACGGCGGCGCGGTCGGAGGGGGCCGGCGCGCAGAGCCAGACGCCGCCGCTTGTTTTGGTTGGGGCTCTCGGCAACTCtccgaggaggaggaggaggaggaggagggaggaggggggaagtAACTGCAACGGCAGCGCCTCCCTAGGAACAGGCGTCTTCCCCGAACCCTTCACAAACCTCCCCCATCGCCTCTCGCCcttgtcccctcccctcctcccctgccgACTGGAGCGAGGGGCAGGGATGAGCCTGTCCCTCCGGTCGGTTCCCAGCTGCACTGGCTGCCCGGTAGCGTTTCGCATGGAAAAGCCACTTTCTCCGCCCGCCGAGATGGGCCCGAATGGGGTCTGCAGAGGACGCGCCCGcgggcggcggcagcagcagcagcagcagcaacagccgCAGCGCCGCGGTCTCTGCGATTGAGCTGGTATTTGGGCGGCTGGTGGCGGCTGGGAcggttggggggtgggaggaggcgaaggaggagggagagcccCGTGCAACGTTGGGACTTGGCAACCCGCCTCCCCCTGCCCAAGGATATTTAATTTGCCTCGGGAATCGCTACTTCCAGAGGGGAACTCAGGAGGGAAGGCGCGCGCGCGCGCTCCTGGAGGGGCACCGCAGGGACCCCCGACTGTCGCCTCCCCGCGCCGGACTCCAGCTGGGGCGACGAGAGATGCATCTTCGCTCCTTCCTGGTGGCGGCGGCGACTGAGAGGAGACTTGGCTCTCGGAGGATCGGGGCTGTCCTCACCCCGGACGCACTGCCTCCCCGCCGGGCGTGAAGCGCCCGAAAACTCCGGTCGGGCTCTCTCCTTGGCTCAGCAGCTGCGTCCTCCTTCAGCAGCCCCTCCCCGGCGCGGGGGGCGGCGTGGATTTCGGAGTCGGGGTTTCTGCTGCCTCCAGCCCTGTTTGCATGTGCGGGGCCGCAGCGAGGAGCCTCCGCCCCCCACCCGGTTGTTTTTCGGCGCCTCCCTCTGCTCAGTGGCGGTGGCGGCGGCAGCAGCATGGCGAGCCCTCCGGAGAGCGATGGCTTCTCGGACGTGCGCAAGGTGGGCTACCTGCGCAAACCCAAGAGCATGCACAAACGCTTCTTCGTACTGCGCGCGGCCAGCGAGGCTGGGGGCCCGGCGCGCCTCGAGTACTACGAGAACGAGAAGAAGTGGCGGCACAAGTCGAGCGCCCCCAAACGCTCGATCCCCCTTGAGAGCTGCTTCAACATCAACAAGCGGGCTGACTCCAAGAACAAGCACCTGGTGGCTCTCTACACCCGGGACGAGCACTTTGCCATCGCGGCGGACAGCGAGGCGGAGCAAGACAGCTGGTACCAGGCTCTCCTACAGCTGCACAACCGTGCCAAGGGCCACCACGACGGAGCTGCGGCCCTCGGGGCGGGAGGTGGCGGGGGCAGCTGCAGTGGCAGCTCCGGCGTTGGTGAGGCTGGGGAGGACTTGAGCTACGGTGACGTGCCCCCAGGACCCGCGTTCAAAGAGGTCTGGCAGGTGATCCTGAAGCCCAAGGGCCTGGGTCAGACAAAGAACCTGATTGGTATCTACCGCCTCTGCCTGACCAGCAAGACCATCAGCTTCGTGAAGCTGAACTCGGAGGCAGCCGCCGTGGTGCTGCAGCTGATGAACATCAGGCGCTGCGGCCACTCGGAGAACTTCTTCTTCATCGAGGTGGGCCGTTCTGCCGTGACGGGGCCCGGGGAGTTCTGGATGCAGGTGGATGACTCCGTGGTGGCCCAGAACATgcacgagaccatcctggaggcCATGCGGGCTATGAGCGATGAGTTCCGCCCTCGCAGCAAGAGCCAGTCCTCGTCCAACTGCTCCAACCCCATCAGCGTCCCCCTGCGCCGGCACCATCTCAACAACCCCCCGCCCAGCCAGGTGGGGCTGACCCGACGATCTCGCACTGAGAGCATCACTGCCACCTCCCCGGCCAGCATGGTGGGCGGGAAACCAGGCTCCTTCCGCGTCCGCGCCTCCAGTGACGGCGAAGGCACCATGTCCCGCCCAGCCTCGGTGGATGGCAGCCCTGTGAGTCCGAGCACCAACAGAACCCACGCCCACCGGCATCGGGGCAGCGCCCGGCTGCACCCCCCGCTCAACCACAGCCGCTCCATCCCCATGCCAGCTTCCCGCTGCTCGCCTTCGGCCACCAGCCCCGTCAGTCTGTCGTCCAGCAGCACCAGCGGCCATGGCTCCACCTCGGATTGTCTCTTCCCAAGGCGATCTAGTGCTTCGGTGTCTGGTTCTCCCAGCGATGGCGGTTTCATCTCCTCAGATGAGTATGGCTCCAGTCCCTGCGATTTCCGGAGTTCCTTCCGCAGTGTCACTCCGGATTCCCTGGGCCACACCCCACCAGCCCGCGGTGAGGAGGAGCTAAGCAACTACATCTGCATGGGCGGCAAGGGGCCCTCCACCCTGACCGCCCCCAACGGTCACTACATTTTGTCTCGGGGTGGCAATGGCCACCGCTACACCCCAGGAACAGGCTTGGGCACGAGTCCAGCCTTGGCTGGGGATGAAGCATCCAGTGCTGCGGATCTGGATAATCGCTTCCGAAAGAGAACTCACTCTGCAGGCACATCCCCTACCATTACCCACCAGAAGACCCCGTCCCAGTCCTCAGTGGCTTCCATTGAGGAGTATACAGAGATGATGCCTGCCTACCCACCAGGAGGTGGCAGTGGAGGCCGACTGCCGGGACACAGGCACTCTGCCTTCGTGCCCACCCACTCCTACCCAGAGGAGGGTCTGGAAATGCACCCCTTGGAGCGTCGGGGGGGCCACCACCGCCCAGACAGCTCTACCCTCCACACTGATGATGGCTACATGCCCATGTCCCCAGGGGTGGCCCCAGTGCCCAGCAGCCGAAAGGGCAGTGGAGACTATATGCCCATGAGCCCCAAGAGCGTGTCTGCCCCACAGCAGATCATCAATCCCATCAGACGCCATCCCCAGAGAGTGGACCCCAATGGCTACATGATGATGTCCCCCAGCGGTGGCTGCTCTCCTGACATTGGAGGTggccccagcagcagcagcagcagtgccgTCCCTTCTGGGAGCAGCTATGGAAAGCTGTGGGCAAACGGGGTAGGGGGCCACCACTCTCATGTCTTGCCTCACCCCAAACCCCCAGTGGAGAGCAGCGGTGGCAAGCTCTTACCTTGCACAGGTGACTACATGAACATGTCACCAGTGGGGGACTCCAACACCAGCAGCCCCTCTGACTGCTACTATGGCCCTGAGGACCCCCAGCACAAGCCAGTCCTCTCGTACTACTCATTGCCAAGATCCTTTAAGCACACCCAGCGCCCTGGGGAGCCGGAGGAGGGTGCCCGGCATCAGCACCTCCGCCTTTCTGCTAGCTCTGGTCGCCTTCTCTATGCTGCAACAGCGGATgattcttcctcctccaccagcAGCGACAGCCTGGGTGGGGGATACTGTGGGGCTAGGCTGGAGCCCAGCCTTCCACATCCCCACCATCAGGTTCTGCAGCCCCATCTGCCTCGAAAGGTGGACACAGCTGCTCAGACCAATAGCCGCCTGGCCCGGCCTACGAGGCTGTCCCTGGGGGATCCCAAGGCCAGCACCTTACCTCGGGCCcgagagcagcagcagcagcagcagcagcagcagcaacagcagcaacagcagcccCTGCTGCACCCTCCGGAGCCCAAGAGCCCAGGGGAATATGTGAATATTGAATTTGGGAGTGATCAGCCTGGCTACTTGTCTGGCCCGGTGGCTTCCCGTAGCTCACCTTCTGTCAGGTGTCCATCCCAGCTCCAGCCAGCTCCCAGAGAGGAAGAGACTGGCACTGAGGAGTACATGAAGATGGACCTGGGGCCGGGCCGGAGGACAGCCTGGCAGGAGAGCACTGGGGTTGAGATGGGCAGACTGGGCCCCGCACCTCCCGGGGCTGCTAGCATTTGCAGGCCTACCCGGGCAGTGCCCAGCAGCCGGGGTGACTATATGACCATGCAGATGAGTTGTCCCCGCCAGAGCTATGTGGACACCTCGCCAATTGCCCCTGTAAGCTATGCTGACATGCGGACAGGCATTGCTGCAGAGGAGGTGAGCCTGCCCAGGGCCACCATGGCTGCTGCCTCCTCATCCtcagcagcctctgcttcccccaCTGGGCCTCAAGGGGCAGCAGAGCTGGCTGCCCACTCATCCCTGCTGGGGGGCCCACAAGGACCTGGGGGCATGAGCGCCTTCACCCGGGTGAACCTCAGTCCTAACCGCAACCAGAGTGCCAAAGTGATCCGTGCAGACCCACAAGGGTGCCGGAGGAGGCATAGCTCTGAGACCTTCTCCTCAACACCCAGTGCCACCCGGGTGGGCAACACAGTGCCCTTTGGAGCCGGGGCAGCAATAGGGGGTGGTGGcggtagcagcagcagcagcgaggATGTGAAACGTCACAGCTCTGCTTCCTTTGAGAATGTGTGGCTGAGGCCTGGGGAACTTGGGGGAGCCCCCAAGGAGCCAGCCCAACTGTGTGGGGCTGCTGGGGGTTTGGAGAATGGTCTTAACTACATAGATCTGGATTTGGTCAAGGACTTCAAACAGCGCCCTCAGGAGTGCAGCCCTCAACCgcagcctcccccacccccaccccctcatCAACCCCTGGGTAGCAGCGAGAGCAGCTCCACCCGCCGCCGCTCAAGTGAGGATTTAAGCGCCTATGCCAGCATCAGTTTCCAGAAGCAGCCAGAGGACCTTCAGTAGCTCAACTGGACATCACAGCAGGTGCGTTTCATGGTGACAAAGTCAGAAGACAAAACTGTTTTTAACCTTGTGCTTCAATTCTGTTCTTCGCCTCTGCCCCTTCCTGTTCTTTCCCACTGCTTCCTCAGGGAGAATGCGCTTACATTCTCAGGGTACACAAGATGCTCACCCCACACTGACATCTGGCAGAGAGTCAAACAAACATGTAGGAGCAGCCACAGGAGGGCTTTTTCGTTTGAGAATTTCCAAGTGAAGGAGTTACTGCCATATTTTTAAAACGTATATCCTATGCCAGTTCTGAGGTTTGTAAAGTTCCTACATAAGAAGCTTGATTGGTTTGttgaagttttcttttcactATATATTTAAGTCAGCCCCTACAGGGACCGttctacagaaaatatttattaacacaGGGGCTAAACCCTTCCTTTAAGATAGTTTCTGGGAGCCCTTAAGGGTGATCTTATCGAGTTGTTCTCTGTCCTTTCGTTCTGTGATTTCATAATACCAAGGCAACATAAACAGTAGCGGGAAACATTGATTTCTATTCATCCTGCCCTAAAAAGATAAGGAGTAAGAGctttttagaaatacatatttagagAGAAGTACCTATCTATTTTTATGATCTCTCAAAGTAATTATGGGTTACATTGTCCTTTTGTTCCTGTACCAGGATTTGTGAAATATTATTCACACACCAACCCACCATCCCACGGGCCTGGCCTCTCTCATACAGGATATGCAGGAAACTCTGTATGTGTCTGGGACCCATGATTAAGAGTTATGGGAGTTCATCCTAGGATGTCTGCCTTACAGTTACCTCTTCTTGCATTGAGACATTACAGATATCATTTGGGGGCTACTATACATCTTCtgtaaaatagcttttatttgttGAGAAGAATGCATACTAAGGAACATGCcttaatatgttttgttttgttttgcattgaaTAGAAGGGCTAAACTGTATACCCTCCACTTTTAGGGTATTTGTTGTGTTCCTTTAAGTTCAAGAGTAGACACTGCAGTAAATGCTGAAAGTTGGCTTTAGGTCTTCTGTGGCTAATGCcgtattgaaaatgaaaaacatttgtaATAGGAAATTAGCCTGCCCTTCGTTCTGTTGATCCTGTTTTCTGGTGGTCATGATTGTGGGTAGAAGAGAGGAGTACAGTTTGCAAATAATGTGATGAGTTGGCAATACAGAAGTTTCCAGCATTTGGAAACATTTTACTCTGACAAACTGATTATCTTGTGAATTTTATCTATGCTCCACAGAATAAGCTTTTCAAAGCAttgatttttcttaatttgtgtCAATTCATAAGAAATTAATCTGTGCCCTGGTTTCCTATTGATAGGTATTTGTTTATCATGTGTTCGTAGTCTTCTTAATTCTGTTTCCAATATTCGATCCATATCATTCTCTATTTTGTAGAAGAAAAAGGTATATGAACACTGAAATGAAGATTTTAGGTGATATgttataaaaagcatttatttgataagcatttatttcaacatttattttcatcattcaCTAGAAGATTTAATTGTGTATGTCAACGTCAACAGTACAAATCTTGTTGTATCAAATGATGTTTTTGGGAGTCAGAATCCCTCAACACTTTAAGCATTTGTATTATAAAGTGCCTCATTGGTAAAATAATGAGAATTTGAAGGAAACAAGCCCAGCAGAACTAAAATTTTGGTTTTAAAGGAGATGAAGAAAGTTTTTCTTACTtgtcatcttaatttttttaggtttctttttatAGAGTAGAATAAATAATGTTTGCTCTGAAGAAAATTGATGTCCaactagaattttcatttttaaaaagggctttaaaataaaattctcctaTGTGTtggatgcattttaaaaaaaacaaaactctacaaCCTTCTATCCTTAAccttctttgggaaaataaaatattctggaataATCATATAATCCTATTTCTAATAATTCTGGAGTAACAATAGACCATGCTTTGCACCGTACCAGGAAAATTCTACAATGCATATTTGAGATGTTTGTGTTGGTGTTTAAAGTGAGGCACCAAATGCTACCTGGCACATTTACATCCTGATTTCTGCTTGCTTGCCTGTGCCCTGTTGAGTCCAAAGATGTTATTCCATAGTTATCTGAAACAGACAGAAGTCAGACCTGTGAGTGGCAAACGGCTTCTGCTCCGAATGAGTATGTGTGTGCAAACATTATTTTCCTCACTTCCTCAGCAATTGCTGTCTTTGCgctttttcctcatttctcaGGTAAAACCTGAGACTCGGTGAAAGGAATAGAGGTGTGATGAGGGGTGTGCGCTGTTGAAACATCTCggcttgtttaaaatttttcattgtgttagAGGACAACACTTGTGAAgcactgagctcaggagttcgactTGTTGGAAGCCTTTCTGCTTTACCTGTAGTCCAGTTACCTTTTCTGCCTGCCCTTTCTGTTGCATCGCCTCTTAGTTCTGGCCTGCTCGTTTTCTAGTACTATCCCCTGCCATCCCTTTGTTTCCACCTCTTATTTCATGTTCCTGAcaatgtcctttttttcttttgctcctttTCAGAATTTCGCAGTACTCGTGGCCCCCTCTCTGCAGAGAGTAAATTGAGAGCCCAAGAAGCAGGGCAAAAAGAGCCTCTCAGACTCGGTCATAGCAGCCCCGCCACCTTTACCCGGCATCAAATTTGTCTTTTAGTTTTGAAACTGCAGCTGACAAAGACACAGACCCCAGCCATGCCTTTTGggttcagttttttgtttttgtcattcttTGTTATGCCCTCCCCctttaaaagaccaaaaaaaaaaaaaaaaaaaaaaaaaaaaaaaagaaaaagaaaaaaaaaccagaaaaagactctttccatttctttttcattctgtttccttttatgtGATGTCAAGGATTCCGTACCTCCAAGGttgcctcccctccctcccttttccccagCCGTGTGGCCTTTTTGGCTGGCGCAAACCCTCTCAGCCCTGGCACTTTCCCTTTTCCGGGTCACCTCCGCTTCCTGcattccttctcctccctcctcctagCCCCCTTTCGCCCGGGGTGGGGGAACCTGCAGCCAGGCCGCCCTCGGGTCTCCCGCCCCCGCCCGTCTCGGGTCATCCCGGGCGGCCGGGCCGGTTCCCGGGCCGCATGGTCGGCGCTGGCTGGCGAGGCCCCGCCCTCGGGCACAGCCGCGCGGCTCCGGGTCCCGGGCGGGCGGGGGGGCTGGGCGTTGATTGGCCCCCACCACAGCCAATCAGCGTGTGAAACGGCTGAGCCGCggcgggcgcggggcggggctTTCCGCAGGTCCCCTGGAGGTGGTAGCGGGCGGGTGGCCCTGGGCTGCTTTCTACCACCCCGCCTGACACCTCTTTCCCACTGGTGCCCGCAGGTTGAACCACAGGCCCCCTCCGTACCGCGCCCGCCGACTGAGGACGTTGTGCCCTCAGCCGTATTCTTGCATTTGGACCAGAATCCTAAGAACGAAAAAGTCCAACCAGCCCACGGACGGGGGCCGGAAACACACActtcctcttatttttaattgagaaaaatcCAGGCCGTAACCATGTGACGAGCCCCATTTTGTTTCCCTCCTCTCTTTACTACGGTTTACTACGAGGCCACGTTCCTTCGTCTTCCTGTCTCGAGATCCGCGAGCAGGAAGGGAGCCCCGCACGTGGCTGCGGGCCTGCGGGCCGGGTGGGGTTGGTCCGCGATTCCTGCCCGCCCCCCGCCaccaagggagggagagagacctGCGAGTGCTGCGGCTGCCGTCGTTTTTGGTCACTGGGGGAGGGGAAGTTCCTTTGGCTTGAAAGTGCCCTAGGCTCCATAGGCTTTACTGCAAAGCACCTGAGCTAGGTAAGAGCTGGGAAAACGCGTCCTCCTGGGCTGTGAGGGAGCTCACAGAGAAATGAAAGACGGGACTGCGGCTTGCAGATCCTGAGAACTCGGTGTGACAAGGGTTTGGGTAGTGTGTTCCTTCAAGGCTTAGAGGAAATGCTGTCGCGTTCTTAGACACAGATTCATTTTTCCATCATTGACAGTCCCAGTGACAGCCCGTCAATTTAGGCTAGGCACATCGATTTTGAAAGCTTGCTAGAGTTGTGTTGTGCACCCTCCAGTAACCAAAATTATGTGAGATATATTACTACATGGGATGGAAAATGTGTTGCGATTTGGCCTttctaaaataaggaaaataagaaagagaagtgCTGTGGGCgtattttctcctccttccctctcaaaTAAGCATTTCTCACCAGCCAGCATCCCTCTTGCATCACTGAATCATAGATCCCAGGGCAGCGCTTTTTCTGAGGGGCCAAGTGAAACATCACAGGTGGAAACGTACCAAGCAGGTGCAAATGCTATGCCCCAAAACTGCTATTGAGCAGTGGGAGAGAGTTTCTCTGTTATTCCAGAAAAGTTTGAGCATGTAATAATTTGCTTAACTTTTGCAATTGTTTAGGTagccttttatatttaaaaaaatccataaaatgtTGCATATATTGTAGTCATTTCTCTTAGTTTACCCTCAATAAATACTATCTCCAGCATTGCCTTACAAGAAGAGACTTGGGATCCAAAGGgcatgccactttttttttttttttaagatcagaaTTCCAGGAATATAGCTTTGTGCTATCTTAAATGATGCAATGGAAAAAGCAGTTCTTGGGAGCCAGAGATCTTGGGCTCCAACACAGCCTGTGCCCTTCaccagctgagtgaccttgggcaagtcacttaatttctctGGACCTATTTCTTCATCAGTAACTTGAGGATTTTGTTCTCAATTATTCTAACCTCCTTTGCAGCTCTAAACATAGGAATGTTGTGGAGAAAATGACTGATACTCTTTAATGGGTCAGTTGCAATGAGGATTCTGAAGAAGAAGTTGTTGACAGGGTCATCATAAAGCATTAGAATAGCCTGTTCTGTCCATTTCTAACCTTTGGATCAGACATTCTTTACGGCCAGACCAGGGCCTGGAAGGAAAACATCGTTTGATTCGGGCCTGACATTAACCTTTCTTGCTTCAAAGGGGCGTTTTCAAGTTTTAACAGACCCCAAGACAAACCCTCCTGACTAACCAGCCTAAGTTTTTGGAACCATCTCTAGAGTGGATTATGCTCCTCTTCCttccacctttttaaaaataaaatgtgtgtgggAAGGCAAGGCACCTGCTAGCTCCTACATCCTAAGGTCAGCTCTCAGAAAcatcccacccctccccacagtaTAGATTAAGCTTTAACCAGTGCACACTGCGGAAATTAACACATGCATCCTGTTGGAAATCACCTCTTTTCCAGGGGTGGTGTGTTTGTGGATAATGTTTCGCATTTGTGCCATCAGTGTTCTTCAGTGAGATAACCATTTAAGTGAATGGAAAGGAAATTTGAGAAGCCAATTGGGGACTATAGGAGGTCTTCCAAAATTTTTtgtttagctttatttttctcgCTTAGGTGTATGAAACAACTCAATATTTCTCTTGCTGGCAAAATTAGTGTTGTCCAGATTTTTTTTGTGCTTTAGGATTTTTGATTAGTTGAGCCAACACTGCTCTTCCAACCCTGTGTTATCTTGGCTGTTGAGTTGCCAGTATATTCAGAAGCTCCTGCCTTTTTTGTCCCTCCATGTGGATTTCACAAGTCATTAAAATAGTCTCTTGCCTCTTAAGAAACCCCATGGACTTATTCTCTTCCAATCCTCTCACTATAATCAGATATGTCTTAGTTGAATAGTATATAAATCGTTCCTTTTATTTTGATGGGTTGCTAATTTAGTATATTGGAACATTTCACGgttttaaggttttgttttgttttaaagaaagccatttcctcaattatttcctcATGTTACAAAGTTACTGGAAATTGTATTCAAGGAAAATAGCTTCTTGTGAATCATGCTTGAAGCCA contains:
- the IRS1 gene encoding insulin receptor substrate 1 encodes the protein MASPPESDGFSDVRKVGYLRKPKSMHKRFFVLRAASEAGGPARLEYYENEKKWRHKSSAPKRSIPLESCFNINKRADSKNKHLVALYTRDEHFAIAADSEAEQDSWYQALLQLHNRAKGHHDGAAALGAGGGGGSCSGSSGVGEAGEDLSYGDVPPGPAFKEVWQVILKPKGLGQTKNLIGIYRLCLTSKTISFVKLNSEAAAVVLQLMNIRRCGHSENFFFIEVGRSAVTGPGEFWMQVDDSVVAQNMHETILEAMRAMSDEFRPRSKSQSSSNCSNPISVPLRRHHLNNPPPSQVGLTRRSRTESITATSPASMVGGKPGSFRVRASSDGEGTMSRPASVDGSPVSPSTNRTHAHRHRGSARLHPPLNHSRSIPMPASRCSPSATSPVSLSSSSTSGHGSTSDCLFPRRSSASVSGSPSDGGFISSDEYGSSPCDFRSSFRSVTPDSLGHTPPARGEEELSNYICMGGKGPSTLTAPNGHYILSRGGNGHRYTPGTGLGTSPALAGDEASSAADLDNRFRKRTHSAGTSPTITHQKTPSQSSVASIEEYTEMMPAYPPGGGSGGRLPGHRHSAFVPTHSYPEEGLEMHPLERRGGHHRPDSSTLHTDDGYMPMSPGVAPVPSSRKGSGDYMPMSPKSVSAPQQIINPIRRHPQRVDPNGYMMMSPSGGCSPDIGGGPSSSSSSAVPSGSSYGKLWANGVGGHHSHVLPHPKPPVESSGGKLLPCTGDYMNMSPVGDSNTSSPSDCYYGPEDPQHKPVLSYYSLPRSFKHTQRPGEPEEGARHQHLRLSASSGRLLYAATADDSSSSTSSDSLGGGYCGARLEPSLPHPHHQVLQPHLPRKVDTAAQTNSRLARPTRLSLGDPKASTLPRAREQQQQQQQQQQQQQQQPLLHPPEPKSPGEYVNIEFGSDQPGYLSGPVASRSSPSVRCPSQLQPAPREEETGTEEYMKMDLGPGRRTAWQESTGVEMGRLGPAPPGAASICRPTRAVPSSRGDYMTMQMSCPRQSYVDTSPIAPVSYADMRTGIAAEEVSLPRATMAAASSSSAASASPTGPQGAAELAAHSSLLGGPQGPGGMSAFTRVNLSPNRNQSAKVIRADPQGCRRRHSSETFSSTPSATRVGNTVPFGAGAAIGGGGGSSSSSEDVKRHSSASFENVWLRPGELGGAPKEPAQLCGAAGGLENGLNYIDLDLVKDFKQRPQECSPQPQPPPPPPPHQPLGSSESSSTRRRSSEDLSAYASISFQKQPEDLQ